The following coding sequences are from one Treponema bryantii window:
- a CDS encoding carbohydrate ABC transporter permease codes for MSNKSNVQIYKILIMIVCIILSILSIMPFIIMFVNSTRSTYEIQQHAVSFIPSKFLLNNWKVLTSKSFNPAKGFLNSLIVSCGITGITLYFSTLTAYALVMYDWKLKNAFFSFIMAIMMIPATITIIGFYQMVYKIHMTNRFLMLILPAMAAPSLVFFMRQYMKPSVSPSLVESARIDGAKEFFTFNVIVLPIMKPAIATQAIFSFVTSWNDLFKPLILLTKQDKYTLPIMVSLLRGDIYRTEYGSVYLGLTLTALPLIIVYLILSKYIVAGVAMGSVKG; via the coding sequence ATGAGTAACAAATCTAATGTTCAGATTTATAAGATATTGATAATGATAGTATGTATTATACTTTCTATTTTGAGCATCATGCCATTCATTATCATGTTCGTAAACTCTACACGTTCTACTTACGAGATTCAGCAGCATGCGGTTTCATTTATTCCTTCAAAATTCCTTTTGAATAACTGGAAAGTTCTTACATCTAAGAGCTTTAACCCTGCAAAAGGTTTCTTGAACTCATTGATCGTTTCTTGTGGTATTACAGGTATTACATTGTACTTCTCAACACTTACAGCTTATGCACTTGTAATGTATGACTGGAAGCTTAAGAATGCATTCTTCAGTTTTATCATGGCTATCATGATGATTCCTGCAACAATCACAATTATTGGTTTCTATCAGATGGTTTATAAGATTCATATGACAAACAGATTCCTTATGCTGATTCTTCCTGCAATGGCTGCTCCATCGCTGGTATTCTTTATGCGTCAGTATATGAAACCTTCTGTTTCTCCATCACTGGTAGAATCTGCTCGTATTGACGGTGCAAAAGAATTCTTTACATTTAATGTAATCGTTCTCCCAATTATGAAACCAGCTATTGCTACACAGGCAATCTTCAGTTTCGTAACAAGCTGGAACGATTTGTTCAAGCCACTTATTCTTCTTACAAAGCAGGATAAATATACACTTCCTATCATGGTATCTCTCCTTCGTGGTGATATTTACCGTACAGAATATGGTAGTGTTTATCTTGGACTTACTCTTACAGCACTCCCACTTATCATTGTTTACTTGATTCTTTCTAAGTACATTGTTGCGGGTGTTGCAATGGGTTCTGTAAAAGGTTAA
- a CDS encoding carbohydrate ABC transporter permease, producing MKKKGSISYAKYGYIFSIPFVLAYLIFSLYPTLYTAIIGFTDLRGVGKTTWSFLKGSHFFDNYKTILTLPTFHTALKNTIKLWVCNFIPQMILALLLSAWFTNRRVKVPGEGAFKVLFYMPNIITAATVAILFGALFGYPMGPVNDVLTRFHIIEKPYFFLQNKAVAQGIVMFIQTWMWYGYTMIIIISGVLGINPEIFEAADIDGANGWQVFWKITIPSIQTILLFTLVTSLIGGLNMFDIPNLFVRDSGPDNATLTTSVLIYTMAFKGGYMYNRASALSMIMFIIIVICSAALFFSMRDKEEVKVKKLKKQALKARKQAMKLEAKGVKNE from the coding sequence ATGAAAAAAAAAGGAAGTATCAGTTATGCTAAATATGGCTATATATTTAGTATTCCTTTTGTACTTGCGTACTTAATTTTCAGTTTATATCCAACTTTATATACTGCAATTATCGGTTTTACAGACTTAAGAGGTGTAGGTAAAACAACTTGGAGTTTCTTAAAAGGTTCTCATTTCTTTGACAATTATAAAACAATTCTTACATTGCCGACCTTCCATACAGCTTTAAAGAATACAATTAAACTTTGGGTTTGCAACTTTATTCCACAGATGATTCTTGCACTTTTGCTTTCTGCATGGTTTACTAACCGCCGTGTTAAAGTACCTGGAGAGGGAGCATTTAAAGTACTTTTCTATATGCCAAATATTATTACAGCTGCAACAGTTGCTATTTTGTTCGGTGCTCTTTTTGGTTATCCAATGGGACCTGTAAACGATGTTCTTACTCGTTTCCACATCATTGAAAAACCATATTTCTTCCTTCAGAATAAAGCAGTTGCACAGGGAATCGTTATGTTTATCCAGACCTGGATGTGGTACGGATATACAATGATTATCATTATTTCTGGTGTTCTTGGTATTAACCCTGAAATCTTTGAAGCCGCAGATATCGACGGTGCTAACGGATGGCAGGTATTCTGGAAGATTACTATTCCAAGTATCCAGACAATTCTTCTGTTCACTCTCGTAACATCACTTATTGGTGGTTTGAATATGTTCGATATTCCAAACCTCTTTGTTCGCGATAGTGGTCCAGATAACGCAACTTTGACTACAAGCGTTCTTATTTATACTATGGCCTTCAAGGGCGGATATATGTATAACAGAGCTTCTGCACTTTCTATGATTATGTTCATCATTATCGTAATCTGTTCTGCAGCTCTCTTCTTCTCTATGAGAGATAAGGAAGAAGTTAAAGTTAAGAAGCTTAAGAAGCAGGCATTGAAAGCTCGCAAGCAGGCTATGAAACTTGAAGCAAAAGGAGTTAAAAATGAGTAA